In a genomic window of Nothobranchius furzeri strain GRZ-AD chromosome 14, NfurGRZ-RIMD1, whole genome shotgun sequence:
- the slc12a8 gene encoding solute carrier family 12 member 8 isoform X1, which translates to METRPTGWTVRTWNQEGDGTKLLKGKPADKANMHVHDLFHEDAQGFHQACQPWWKIKLFVWEPVLFGTWDGVFTTCMINIFGVVLFLRTGYLVGNTGVLLGLLLVSMVVLVALVTVMSGIGVCEHCGVGGGGIYSMISTVLGGRVGGTVGLLYVFGQCVAGAMYITGFSESVAELLGLQNQWAVRCMSAAVLLALLGINLAGVKWIVRLQLLLLAVLAVSTLDFVIGAFTHLDPEHGFIGYSAELLSSNTKPDYTSGETFFTVFGVFFPAATGVMAGFNMSSDLQRPEHNIPVGTLAAVFTSWFLYLVFVFLLGAICTREALRYDFLIAEKVSLVGFLFLLGLYISSLASCMGGLYGAPRILQCIAQERVIPSLAFLGRGKGPNKTPVAAICLTSLLTMAFIFIGQVNILAPIVTINFMLTYSFIDYSYFSVAMTFLLQTKQKRKALISGSRSRHRSTKQSSKPLIDSSLPSYGSGGESPRGKGTLLEFTKDMDQIFPPASKPDSVFETTPSRQELSSRSAAKQKLMDSFGLDQNSNVSTEERSSTPPEEGDETQSREDEGVKNGDQPQVECQTGIYFVGCDSSAAECPNHSSGDGEKSEHFEIRPMKDSVYTKFCNHWIALFGALSSVLIMFVIQWVYALANILVALLLFFYIGKTSPGLPIGIAAQFSFFTWLKSILGSMCRKRGSPRDEIVVTPSLSGIGLQTKQLTEENADFASRHRYHQSSFIIADDIVQSP; encoded by the exons ATGGAAACCCGGCCAACCGGTTGGACCGTGCGCACCTGGAACCAGGAGGGAGATGGGACCAAGCTGCTTAAGGGAAAACCAGCTGACAAGGCAAATATGCACGTGCACGATCTGTTCCACGAGGATGCACAG GGTTTTCACCAGGCGTGCCAACCATGGTGGAAGATCAAGCTGTTTGTGTGGGAGCCGGTGCTTTTTGGAACCTGGGATGGAGTTTTCACCACCTGTATGATCAACATCTTTGGTGTGGTGCTGTTTCTGCGCACTGGCTACCTGGTG GGGAACACGGGCGTGCTGCTAGGGCTGCTCCTCGTCTCCATGGTCGTGTTGGTTGCCTTGGTGACAGTCATGTCAGGGATTGGAGTTTGTGAGCACTGTGGTGTTGGGGGTGGAGGGATCTACTCTATGATCTCCACCGTCCTGGGGGGCAGGGTGGGGGGCACTGTTGGCCTCCTCTATGTGTTTGGACAG TGTGTCGCTGGAGCCATGTACATCACAGGGTTCTCAGAGTCCGTAGCTGAGCTGCTGGGTCTGCAGAACCAGTGGGCAGTGCGCTGCATGTCTGCAGCTGTGCTCCTGGCTCTGCTTGGAATCAACCTGGCAGGTGTGAAGTGGATCGTCAGACTCCAGCTGCTGCTATTGGCCGTGCTGGCCGTCTCCACTCTAGACTTTGTCATTGGCGCCTTCACGCACCTCGATCCAG AGCACGGATTCATTGGGTATTCAGCCGAGCTTCTGAGCAGTAACACAAAACCAGATTATACTTCAGGAGAAACCTTCTTCACAGTATTTGGGGTCTTCTTCCCCGCTGCCACAG GGGTAATGGCAGGTTTCAACATGAGCTCCGACCTGCAGCGACCAGAACACAACATTCCCGTGGGAACACTGGCAGCAGTTTTCACCTC GTGGTTCCTGTATCTGGTCTTTGTCTTCCTCCTGGGGGCCATCTGCACCAGAGAAGCTCTGCGTTATGACTTCTTGATAGCAGAAAAG GTCTCCTTGGTAGGTTTCCTCTTTCTGCTGGGCCTCTACATCTCCTCCCTGGCTTCCTGCATGGGCGGCCTGTACGGAGCACCCAGGATCCTCCAGTGCATTGCCCAGGAGAGGGTCATCCCGTCACTGGCCTTCTTAGGAAGAGGG AAAGGCCCAAACAAGACCCCAGTGGCGGCCATTTGTCTGACCAGCCTGCTGACTATGGCCTTCATTTTTATTGGTCAGGTCAACATTCTGGCACCGATCGTTACCATCAACTTCATGCTCACCTACAGCTTTATTGACTACTCCTACTTCAGCGTTGCCATGACCTTCCTGCTTCAGACCAAACAGAAGAGGAAGGCCCTGATCTCAGGTAGCCGAAGTCGCCACAGGTCCACCAAGCAGAGCTCCAAACCTCTGATCGACTCTAGCCTCCCGAGTTACGGTAGTGGAGGTGAGAGTCCGCGAGGTAAAGGGACTCTGCTGGAGTTCACTAAAGACATGGACCAGATCTTTCCACCTGCTTCAAAGCCCGATTCGGTGTTTGAGACGACTCCCTCAAGGCAAGAGCTGAGCAGCAGATCTGCTGCTAAGCAGAAACTGATGGACAGCTTTGGTCTGGACCAGAACAGCAACGTGTCCACAGAGGAGAGAAGTTCAACTCCACCTGAAGAAGGAGATGAAACGCAGAGCAGAGAGGATGAGGGAGTCAAGAATGGAGATCAGCCTCAGGTCGAATGTCAAACAGGAATATATTTTGTGGGATGTGATTCATCAGCAGCTGAATGTCCCAATCACAGCTCAG GCGATGGAGAAAAATCCGAGCATTTTGAAATCCGACCCATGAAGGATTCCGTCTACACAAAGTTCTGTAACCACTGGATTGCTCTTTTTGGG GCGCTGAGTTCCGTATTGATCATGTTTGTTATCCAGTGGGTTTACGCTTTAGCAAACATCCTAGTTGCGCTGCTGCTCTTCTTCTACATTGGAAAAACAAGTCCTGGATTACCTATAG